In the Podospora pseudocomata strain CBS 415.72m chromosome 5, whole genome shotgun sequence genome, one interval contains:
- a CDS encoding hypothetical protein (EggNog:ENOG503NVCA; COG:G), whose protein sequence is MRLTASILATWLQLSAVLAKKPNIVFVLTDDQDLHLQSMDYVPLIKKHLADKGTSYKRHYCTTSQCCPSRVTLWTGKLAHNTNVTDVLPPWGGYPKFVDQGLNENWLPVWLQEAGYDTYYTGKLFNSHSVDNYDKPFPAGWTGSDFLLDPFTYAYMTPWYQRNREPPVAYDGINTQTLISEKALGFLDDAISNPDKPFFIGIAPIAPHSNMYIDENDVRHWGPPIPLDKHAHLFPDAQVPRTPNFNPDVESGGSWVRGLRKQDDDVVEYNDHYYRERLRSLQSVDELVDDVIKRLEAAKLLDNTYIIYTSDNGFHIGQHRMQPGKMCGYEEDINVPLIIRGPGVPKGEVSNVVTAHVDLAPTIMQLAGIPLRDDFDGAAIPLTKPEQKKAVNKRQEHVTVEFWGMAYMEGGVVFRGGETDVVLNNTYKSLRVIDVKKNDYNFYYSIWCNNEHELYDMKTDPYQMTNLLHPTAKPPKTILGRPFEAVVARLDALLFVLKSCKQKTCVEPWRALHPAGNVDNLKDALNQRFDDFYIKQQKKVRFERCEAGLIIDAEGPQFETDGLLYRDGSSWSEWT, encoded by the exons ATGCGGTTGACGGCATCTATCCTCGCAACATGGCTGCAGTTGTCTGCAGTCctggccaagaagcccaacATTGTCTTCGTCCTGACGGATGACCAGGACCTGCACCTGCAGTCCATGGACTACGTTCCCCTGATCAAGAAGCACCTCGCCGACAAGGGCACTTCCTACAAGCGACACTACTGCACTACATCGCAATGCTGCCCTTCAAGAGTCACGCTATGGACCGGCAAGCTCGCCCATAACACCAATGTTACCGACGTGCTCCCCCCCTGGG GTGGTTATCCTAAGTTCGTTGACCAGGGTCTCAATGAGAACTGGCTGCCTGTGTGGCTACAGGAGGCCGGCTACGATACCTACTATACGGGCAAGCTCTTCAACTCCCATTCGGTAGACAACTACGACAAACCATTCCCTGCTGGCTGGACCGGGTCTGACTTCCTACTCGACCCGTTCACGTATGCctacatgaccccgtggtACCAGCGCAACCGTGAACCCCCCGTTGCTTACGATGGCATCAATACGCAGACCCTGATCTCGGAAAAGGCACTTGGCTTCCTCGACGACGCTATTTCCAATCCGGACAAGCCTTTCTTCATCGGCATCGCGCCCATCGCCCCGCATTCCAACATGTACATCGATGAGAACGATGTGCGCCACTGGGgtcctcccatccccctaGACAAGCATGCCCACCTCTTTCCCGACGCCCAGGTCCCCCGTACGCCCAACTTCAACCCAGACGTCGAGTCAGGCGGTAGCTGGGTGCGCGGCCTGCGAAAGCAGGATGACGACGTCGTCGAGTACAACGATCACTACTACCGCGAGCGCCTCCGCTCACTGCAGTCGGTCGACGAACTGGTCGACGACGTTATCAAGCGGCTCGAGGCGGCGAAACTGCTGGATAATACGTATATCATTTACACTAGTGATAACGGCTTCCACATCGGGCAGCACCGTATGCAGCCCGGAAAGATGTGCGGCTACGAGGAAGATATCAACGTGCCGCTGATCATCCGCGGACCCGGCGTCCCTAAGGGCGAGGTATCTAACGTCGTTACTGCCCACGTCGATCTGGCCCCGACCATTATGCAGCTGGCTGGCATCCCGTTGCGCGACGATTTTGACGGCGCTGCCATCCCGCTAACAAAGCCTGAGCAGAAAAAGGCCGTGAACAAACGCCAGGAGCACGTTACGGTCGAGTTCTGGGGCATGGCCTACATGGAGGGTGGCGTCGTGTTCCGCGGTGGTGAGACCGACGTCGTTCTTAACAATACTTACAAGTCGCTGCGCGTCATCGACGTTAAGAAGAACGACTACAACTTCTACTATTCCATCTGGTGTAACAATGAGCACGAGCTGTACGACATGAAG ACGGACCCCTACCAAATGAccaaccttcttcaccccaccgccaaacCTCCCAAGACCATCCTGGGCCGGCCCTTCGAGGCCGTGGTTGCGCGCCTCGACGCGCTGCTTTTCGTCCTTAAGTCGTGCAAGCAGAAGACCTGCGTTGAGCCCTGGCGCGCGCTGCACCCAGCGGGCAACGTCGACAACTTGAAGGACGC
- a CDS encoding hypothetical protein (COG:S; EggNog:ENOG503NU0W), whose amino-acid sequence MSMAGPTLDNDGHGGTLPDVEFAIHHVFLPPKVPQSDDTTGTGEAFLIRSFLKSLREFAALQPEEATRLQPLVRMIERLLRLHTNESKQQVTTEVLHELSDGESAVFYVREQNAGLLLTGKVNTILAQGFELLSDNASVMSNRGRLIRQFPNAAAEFPRALLMDPKFLKEFADHLCKLSKTPIAAVRPKTLKANANHDEYRDTVSPVLVTGMLMAILQGLGQVISPTTITKRMREQVNWDDADKPFHRSPLWVLLRAAVGILLRQSSGPIDRDFLYKSVTTFYHASLLNMATNCGLDSDLRSTMAAKINRRIVKLDHLVELPWTTLVQKVVARNHDELKGRWLAAQQEKRLSNTDRPLAGLRFADDTNLQLTGLKKHLTGIESRPSADTVDPGPGDDSTMPEFSSTSPPSLHSKPDMRPFVLLNFEAWVDQHLSSWVVSQLDKNNKQHDRAAHGIGELECMIQTYLCFAKDSYVNDPEALSMMHLVTMELWVALDRIAGDAIPLLLEYDPGFTSDIFYPLILPTKRRMERLQTVENYLANRRTGTYPPMFRGFGEANSFAVRYFDASLPGEHSDLHSQIVSYAERNKHQKLEEFDRKRQEYVKLSSERSQTDHKRTWNPQSRRFQCSWDCEACDLDARLQTIKIRRFEWPLPTNRCEAIAVVFEIAVPSVVLVWRNTTVHIFLSILMNSDICKKRAPLELYYPEEHSGLQRFTRSTSSIKLASAVKSVERSHYDSTQHISMFTEENICVEHGCRYDYYHTGKNLSHDKIFERPSIHSACSHATHEQNAQLSKLIRKSSHDSNYVISSQDCCPQDMTLEAFRAFGHHRSGDSLQWGNTLSQLTMPSLDLNRQSTFLLVMQSCTEAGAQDKLNSVYRKAHNDAADELFAGKFLGALEDAFARFHENWQNDIAVGLLACLATRILSLTSSSSIASGVLQLLARIRQTSMAWTRQLLRKRSTSSSENEREALAHRALMTAFICMSTFDMDSDLLDPLLSSPEQLSHFVEAAVTACDHLPSKLSNPVYRFMAYRWRNLMYQSMRMMRAKIIGNRNSGFGSAVQHIWAAFDPSQSTWLARQGSQGHIVESSMSRNGKNTKASWNMLTGELLVNGYPLSRLPRKYEADQNYSQLFGTRVLEVVPSTIQGMHFSARQDQDGWIVHFAMLDGIVVIQAVKRGSNDEELWEFIPRSCFLGGLSKSFVMDYSHWRNNSTGEIEFRPAATPWEHSPDHWLLAEEGARTVLRLDQDLVIDLHSETALAISTILEPLDCRENIDMIFHHGADKGQLNVTLPRFALSFSLAPGSSSLRSKHYAGMIIDERQEIGALIGLKSKLVLRDEKHVDNLQPSRLLLIPRGQPTVTMHDDHVRVKIVTEKIPHVKHEAFRVDTRLGQLVDNGSLVSKLYLCLLHALTSYCLPDPLTSRTGTEEATRVLQLSAVRSFQRLESDCIAILKKISGLSPKRSFYPKHLQNMEQCSWDPNLPVLSQYDGFRAIVEGIMAHAEDCEVLYEQSEGGAGEAIRELAESVKTHLLTERAIIRNSSFRVTQFGAEDHSARHDVIYGGRHSKDREIERSSIARNIALMVSSGAPQLLFPTTPSLKQSILSVTSNSFSGDPRVGLGFNAEYYEKPEVALKELWCGLHRALATEENCYRIIFFLSSLSFATKANLDVVQALLAIATQRRMFGGLVTPPDEQFFDLAHDRLSLRQRVESIVTEKRLSMKLCPDMPVYRQRHESESDFQARYDQEWETLSGSMVRALVSDFESQWSKSWTVTRPSSRQPCEHWVPLSVVIPLVNKTLDLTRRTVLFTDYLDSLALAIEGMTCLATSRGSLVASLPFVDDENTQRPSSTPIGFIKDTSLFSNPPPEIHRPVPERFLDLLEEIPPVDVGKRPITNLIEHISALGQEEEHQRIYVHELHQSSKSVGTVHVRLKTHGQALFSRLSQYLIKCQGDSARIENDIVRALKCGGVSKELSICAELFPRISPIFLLQHLRRDRWIKLPPKWRLALINYALSLAYLQRAERLVNSCQSANRRVDFLKELRNFGHHDEKDFDPLDWPEYVLLEVEQGILIRPVQHRIAANMRQPPAGKSCVMQLNMGEGKSSVIVPIVSIAISDGSCLARVVVAKAQAKQMEHTLVSAIGRLVGRRVYFLPISRAVRVDDKAIRTVARLIRQCKEECGVLLVQPEHILSFKLMGLEGVWNKHPVAQTILSTYSELESISRDIVDESDENFSVKFELIYTMGSQQPVDMSPGRWVLIQDLLGVVKDVAKKLKRGDAKQSGPTDGLLFEEEPNSGRFPTIRTLDESAGTQLMEATARELCRLGMRGLPIQHQTRQMRDAVLQYIMDPDVDQQHIEMVENDRSGLVQNDDMRRGLFLLRGLLASGVLQFALGQKRFRVNYGLAPDRQPATMLAVPYRAKDSPAPRSEFSHIDVVIVLTCLSYYYRGLTEAELFLSLEVLSTSDRAEQEYSDWSRASPLLDRALRHFSAVNLKDKTLYTEKLFPGLRFSKPVIDYYLSTVVFPKEMREFPFKLSSSGWDLAKPKAHALTGFSGTTDSKHVLPLSITALDLPEQIYTNSHVLACLLQSENTVVELGTEQEDLCALTVNMLLSAVIKSIQAVRVILDVGAQIVELSNLQFAKHWLSVVSDADAVIFFNDNDELSVVTRDGTVESFYTSPYKTQTERCLVFLDQAHTRGTDLRLPDDYRAAVTLGPGVTKDTLVQACMRMRKLGSGQSVTFCLSPEMQRRVRDYEGMDASQPIIVMHVLAFAISETWDDAHRSVPLWATQGLRHQRQEEILSRVGGYDKLQAEDVEEYLEAEAQTLEMRYRPGPGTQAQSLSCQLEDASSLVLRRADVAAIRAKCIKFGFKNLDLVVTLEEEQERELAPEIEQERHIERPEPMKPLRHSLHPDIRLFVVTGRLDRESRAVLPAFHAMLRSSASKVFPANKFPASLLVTKDFANTVRPSQAGYCSDSYQRPVQWILTSKISGDTKQTDTGSRMLMVVISPHEAEIIKSQILRDSNVAGTLHSYLPRSSLSFRSMEDLKTFTYPFMTPTQLEKWTPPPELIMQLNLFAGQLYLRSYEEYVRMCRYLGLSFTENKSDGSGGVVVGADGFVGRAGGKGYEDCPFEESPVGFLSVLYKRLRKDCANIDRTHMGTVLAGGILTEKDFEGIGDDEKGTGGLEKGIGRMGLD is encoded by the exons ATGAGCATGGCAGGTCCGACTCTGGACAACGATGGCCATGGAGGGACACTGCCGGATGTCGAATTCGCGATCCATCATGTGTTCTTACCGCCAAAGGTGCCCCAGTCCGACGACACCACTGGGACTGGAGAGGCCTTTCTCATCCGTTCGTTTCTCAAATCGCTACGCGAGTTTGCAGCTCTGCAGCCGGAAGAGGCGACACGACTGCAGCCCTTGGTGCGAATGATCGAGCGACTCTTGCGACTTCACACCAACGAGTCAAAGCAGCAAGTTACGACTGAGGTTTTGCACGAATTGAGTGATGGTG AATCTGCCGTGTTTTATGTTCGGGAGCAAAATGCTGGCCTGCTTCTTACCGGAAAGGTCAATACCATCTTAGCCCAGGGCTTCGAACTCTTGTCGGACAATGCATCGGTCATGTCAAACAGAGGACGTCTGATCCGTCAATTCCCAAATGCGGCAGCAGAGTTCCCTCGGGCCTTGTTGATGGATCCCAAGTTCTTGAAAGAATTTGCCGATCACCTTTGCAAGTTGAGCAAAACCCCAATCGCGGCGGTCCGTCCCAAGACTCTCAAGGCGAACGCCAATCATGACGAATATCGTGACACCGTCTCCCCTGTATTGGTCACGGGCATGCTTATGGCAATCCTTCAAGGACTGGGCCAAGTCATCAGTCCCACAACCATTACCAAGCGAATGAGGGAGCAGGTCAATTGGGACGACGCTGATAAACCATTCCACCGGTCCCCGCTTTGGGTTCTTCTTCGTGCCGCCGTTGGAATCTTGCTTCGCCAAAGCTCAGGGCCGATTGACCGAGACTTCCTGTACAAATCTGTCACCACTTTTTATCATGCCTCCCTGCTCAACATGGCCACCAACTGTGGTCTCGATAGTGACCTTAGATCCACCATGGCCGCGAAAATTAACCGCAGAATTGTCAAGCTCGATCACTTGGTGGAACTACCTTGGACGACGCTCGTCCAAAAGGTTGTGGCTCGCAATCATGATGAGCTCAAGGGTAGATGGCTTGCTGCCCAACAAGAAAAACGTCTGTCAAATACTGACAGGCCACTTGCGGGCCTTCGCTTTGCCGACGATACCAACCTTCAGCTCACCGGGCTCAAGAAACACCTGACCGGGATTGAATCTCGTCCATCAGCCGACACGGTTGATCCTGGACCCGGCGATGATTCAACAATGCCTGAGTTCTCGTCGACGTCGCCTCCTTCCCTACACTCAAAACCGGACATGCGGCCATTTGTTCTCTTGAACTTTGAGGCCTGGGTCGATCAACATCTATCGTCATGGGTGGTCTCTCAACTtgacaagaacaacaagcaGCACGACAGGGCTGCACATGGTATCGGTGAACTGGAATGCATGATCCAGACGTATCTTTGCTTTGCCAAAGACTCGTATGTCAACGACCCGGAAGCATTGTCCATGATGCATTTGGTTACCATGGAGCTGTGGGTTGCATTGGACCGGATCGCTGGCGACGCCATTCCCCTCTTGTTGGAGTATGACCCTGGCTTTACTTCCGACATATTCTATCCTTTGATTCTGCCGACGAAGAGGCGAATGGAGCGGCTGCAGACAGTTGAGAATTATCTCGCCAACCGTCGAACAGGCACCTACCCACCTATGTTTCGCGGTTTTGGTGAGGCCAACTCCTTTGCCGTTCGGTACTTTGATGCGTCTCTTCCTGGTGAACATTCCGATCTGCATTCCCAGATTGTTTCGTACGCGGAGAGGAATAAACATCAGAAGCTCGAGGAGTTTGATAGAAAGCGCCAGGAGTATGTCAAGTTGTCCTCGGAACGATCACAAACGGACCATAAGAGGACATGGAACCCGCAATCTCGCAGGTTCCAATGTTCCTGGGATTGTGAAGCATGTGACCTGGATGCAAGGCTACAGACGATAAAAATTCGAAGGTTCGAGTGGCCACTACCTACGAATCGCTGCGAGGCCATAGCAGTTGTTTTCGAGATTGCTGTCCCCAGCGTCGTGCTTGTTTGGCGGAACACCACCGTGCACATCTTCCTGTCTATTCTGATGAACAGCGATATTTGTAAGAAGAGGGCGCCCCTGGAGCTTTACTACCCCGAAGAGCATTCTGGATTGCAACGCTTTACCAGAAGCACCAGTAGCATCAAGCTGGCATCGGCGGTCAAATCTGTCGAGAGGTCTCACTACGACAGTACGCAACACATCAGCATGTTCACTGAAGAGAATATCTGTGTTGAGCATGGATGCAGATACGACTATTACCACACTGGGAAGAACTTGAGCCACGATAAGATCTTCGAGAGGCCGTCCATCCACAGTGCGTGTTCGCATGCAACGCACGAACAAAACGCTCAATTGAGTAAACTTATTCGGAAAAGCTCTCACGACTCAAACTACGTCATATCCTCCCAAGATTGCTGTCCCCAGGATATGACGCTCGAAGCGTTCAGGGCTTTCGGACATCATCGTTCAGGGGATAGCCTCCAATGGGGCAACACCCTGAGTCAGTTGACTATGCCCTCACTAGACCTGAATCGACAGTCTACCTTTCTTTTAGTGATGCAATCATGCACCGAGGCTGGCGCCCAGGACAAACTCAATTCAGTCTATCGTAAGGCTCACAATGATGCAGCAGATGAGCTCTTTGCTGGCAAGTTTCTTGGGGCGTTGGAAGACGCATTTGCCCGATTCCACGAAAACTGGCAGAATGACATTGCTGTCGGGCTGTTGGCCTGTTTGGCCACTCGTATTCTGTCCCTGACCAGCTCTTCTTCTATCGCTTCAGGGGTCCTCCAGCTCTTGGCCCGCATCAGGCAAACCTCCATGGCATGGACCCGACAGCTTTTGCGCAAACGATCTACGAGTTCGTCTGAAAATGAACGCGAGGCGCTCGCCCACAGAGCACTTATGACAGCTTTCATTTGCATGTCGACATTTGACATGGATTCGGATCTGCTCGACCCACTGCTATCGTCACCAGAACAGCTCTCACACTTTGTCGAGGCTGCAGTCACCGCATGCGATCACCTTCCTTCCAAGTTATCCAATCCTGTCTATCGCTTTATGGCTTACAGATGGCGAAATTTGATGTATCAGTCAATGAGAATGATGCGAGCAAAGATTATTGGAAATCGGAATTCCGGTTTTGGGTCCGCAGTTCAGCATATTTGGGCCGCCTTCGATCCATCTCAGTCTACGTGGTTAGCTCGGCAAGGATCACAGGGTCATATTGTGGAGTCTTCGATGTCCAGGAACGGGAAGAACACCAAGGCAAGCTGGAACATGTTGACAGGAGAGCTCCTTGTCAATGGATATCCGCTTTCACGGCTCCCTCGGAAATATGAGGCCGATCAGAATTACAGCCAATTGTTTGGAACACGGGTTCTCGAGGTTGTGCCATCCACGATTCAAGGTATGCACTTCTCCGCTCGCCAGGACCAAGACGGATGGATCGTGCATTTTGCCATGTTGGACGGCATAGTCGTGATACAAGCTGTCAAGAGGGGATCAAACGACGAGGAGCTCTGGGAATTCATCCCACGTTCTTGCTTCTTGGGAGGCCTTTCCAAGTCGTTCGTCATGGACTATTCACACTGGAGAAATAATAGCACCGGCGAGATTGAGTTTcgtccagcagcaacaccatggGAGCACTCGCCTGATCACTGGCTCCTCGCAGAAGAAGGCGCCCGAACAGTTTTAAGGCTAGACCAGGACCTTGTCATAGACCTTCACAGCGAGACGGCTCTCGCAATTTCGACTATACTGGAGCCTTTAGACTGCAGGGAGAACATTGACATGATATTTCATCACGGTGCAGACAAGGGCCAGTTGAATGTCACTTTGCCCAGATTCgctctttccttttcccttGCACCAGGCAGTTCAAGTCTTCGTTCGAAGCATTACGCCGGAATGATTATCGACGAACGTCAGGAAATCGGTGCTCTAATTGGGCTCAAGAGCAAGCTGGTTCTACGAGACGAGAAACATGTGGACAACTTACAGCCTTCACGACTCCTTCTCATACCTCGTGGCCAGCCCACTGTCACAATGCATGATGACCATGTCCGCGTCAAGATCGTAACGGAAAAAATACCACACGTCAAGCACGAAGCATTCAGAGTTGACACCCGACTTGGTCAACTCGTCGATAATGGATCATTGGTCAGCAAGCTATATCTATGCTTGCTGCACGCTTTGACATCCTACTGTCTCCCTGATCCTTTGACCAGTCGCACTGGCACTGAAGAGGCAACCAGAGTACTGCAGCTCTCAGCGGTCCGGTCGTTCCAACGCCTGGAAAGCGATTGCATCGCAATCCTCAAGAAAATATCTGGCCTGTCGCCGAAAAGAAGCTTTTATCCAAAACATCTACAAAACATGGAACAGTGCAGTTGGGATCCTAACCTTCCCGTGCTCTCTCAGTATGATGGATTTCGGGCAATCGTCGAGGGTATTATGGCACATGCTGAAGATTGCGAGGTGCTATACGAGCAAagcgagggtggtgctggcgagGCAATCCGTGAGTTGGCCGAGAGTGTGAAGACCCATCTTCTCACCGAGCGAGCAATCATCAGAAATTCGAGCTTCCGAGTCACTCAGTTTGGGGCCGAGGACCATTCGGCTCGGCATGATGTCATTTATGGAGGACGGCACAGCAAAGATCGGGAAATCGAACGTTCAAGCATAGCCCGGAACATTGCATTGATGGTTAGCTCTGGAGCTCCGCAACTATTGTTTCCCACAACACCGAGCCTCAAGCAATCGATCTTGTCCGTAACTAGCAACAGCTTTTCTGGGGATCCTCGAGTCGGCTTGGGATTCAACGCCGAGTACTATGAGAAGCCCGAGGTCGCTCTGAAGGAGCTCTGGTGCGGGCTGCACCGAGCACTCGCCACAGAAGAGAATTGTTACCggatcatcttcttcctctcttccctctcttttGCAACCAAGGCAAATCTCGACGTGGTTCAAGCCTTGTTGGCCATAGCTACTCAGCGACGCATGTTTGGAGGTCTGGTCACCCCTCCCGACGAGCAGTTCTTTGATCTGGCCCATGACCGACTGTCATTGCGGCAAAGAGTTGAGAGCATTGTGACAGAGAAGCGTTTATCCATGAAGCTATGCCCCGACATGCCCGTCTACAGACAACGACACGAGAGCGAAAGTGACTTCCAAGCAAGGTACGATCAAGAATGGGAAACTCTGTCTGGTTCAATGGTTAGAGCACTGGTTTCAGACTTTGAAAGTCAGTGGTCGAAGTCTTGGACAGTCACTAGGCCTTCTTCGCGACAGCCTTGTGAGCACTGGGTACCTCTTAGTGTTGTGATACCATTGGTGAACAAGACGCTGGATCTCACCAGAAGGACAGTTCTGTTCACAGACTATCTAGACAGCTTGGCGCTAGCCATTGAAGGCATGACCTGTCTAGCAACATCTCGTGGTTCTTTAGTGGCATCATTGCCATTTGTCGATGATGAGAACACGCAACGGCCATCCAGTACACCAATTGGTTTCATCAAGGACACTTCGCTTTTCTCCAATCCGCCACCCGAAATCCATCGCCCCGTGCCAGAGAGATTCTTGGATCTCTTGGAAGAGATACCACCCGTTGACGTGGGAAAGAGGCCAATCACAAACCTTATCGAGCATATATCAGCTCTTGGACAGGAAGAGGAACACCAGCGAATCTACGTACACGAGCTTCACCAGAGTTCTAAAAGTGTCGGCACCGTACACGTCAGACTCAAGACACATGGACAGGCTCTTTTCTCCCGACTCTCCCAATATCTCATCAAGTGTCAAGGCGACAGCGCGCGGATCGAAAATGACATCGTGAGGGCATTGAAGTGCGGTGGAGTTTCCAAGGAGCTTTCTATCTGCGCCGAGCTTTTTCCACGGATATCTCCCATTTTTCTTCTGCAGCATCTCAGAAGGGATAGATGGATCAAGTTACCTCCCAAATGGCGATTGGCTTTGATCAACTATGCCCTTTCGCTCGCATACCTGCAGCGGGCCGAGCGCCTAGTAAACTCCTGCCAATCCGCCAACCGGCGAGTCGACTTTCTTAAGGAACTTCGAAATTTTGGGCACCATGACGAGAAAGACTTCGACCCCTTGGACTGGCCAGAGTATGTGCTGCTGGAGGTTGAGCAAGGGATTTTGATACGGCCGGTACAGCATCGGATTGCTGCAAACATGCGCCAGCCTCCAGCGGGGAAAAGCTGCGTCATGCAACTCAATATGGGGGAGGGCAAATCTTCAGTCATTGTTCCCATTGTCTCTATTGCGATCTCAGATGGATCCTGCCTAGCACGTGTGGTTGTTGCCAAGGCACAGGCAAAGCAGATGGAACACACACTTGTCAGTGCCATTGGCCGCTTGGTTGGCCGTCGCGTCTATTTTCTTCCCATCTCCAGGGCCGTCCGCGTTGACGACAAGGCCATCAGAACCGTTGCACGCTTGATACGGCAATGCAAGGAGGAATGCGGTGTGTTACTTGTACAGCCTGAGCACATCTTGTCATTCAAGCTCATGGGATTGGAGGGAGTTTGGAACAAGCATCCTGTGGCTCAAACGATCCTTAGCACATACAGTGAGCTTGAAAGCATCTCTCGCGATATTGTGGATGAGAGTGATGAAAACTTCAGTGTCAAGTTTGAGCTCATCTACACCATGGGAAGTCAGCAGCCAGTCGATATGAGCCCCGGGCGATGGGTGTTGATCCAAGACTTGTTAGGTGTCGTCAAGGATGtcgccaagaagctcaagcgTGGGGATGCAAAACAGTCAGGGCCAACTGATGGACTCCTTTTCGAAGAGGAGCCCAACAGTGGTCGGTTTCCAACAATTCGTACCCTAGATGAGTCTGCTGGTACGCAGCTGATGGAAGCCACTGCTCGCGAGCTGTGCCGTTTGGGCATGAGAGGTCTGCCCATCCAGCATCAGACCAGACAGATGCGTGATGCAGTTCTGCAGTACATTATGGATCCTGATGTTGATCAACAGCACattgagatggtggagaatGATCGGTCCGGTCTCGTTCAGAACGACGACATGAGAAGAGGACTTTTCCTGCTGAGAGGACTTCTGGCATCTGGTGTGCTTCAGTTTGCCCTGGGTCAAAAGCGTTTTCGCGTCAACTATGGACTTGCACCGGACCGGCAACCAGCAACGATGCTTGCAGTACCGTACAGGGCGAAGGATTCGCCGGCCCCACGATCCGAGTTCAGCCATATAGATGTTGTCATCGTTCTGACGTGCCTGAGCTACTACTACCGTGGTTTGACGGAAGCCGAGCTTTTTCTGTCCCTTGAGGTGCTTTCAACCTCCGATCGGGCTGAGCAAGAGTACTCCGACTGGTCTCGAGCTTCTCCGCTCCTAGACCGTGCACTGAGACATTTCTCTGCTGTCAACCTGAAGGACAAAACACTATACACAGAAAAGCTCTTCCCAGGTTTGCGCTTCTCGAAACCGGTCATCGATTACTACCTGTCCACCGTTGTCTTTCCGAAGGAGATGAGAGAGTTTCCATTCAAGCTTTCGAGTTCTGGATGGGATCTCGCCAAGCCAAAGGCACATGCACTCACGGGTTTTAGCGGGACAACAGACTCGAAACATGTCCTCCCCCTATCCATAACCGCGCTTGATCTTCCAGAGCAGATATATACCAACTCTCATGTACTAGCATGTTTGTTGCAGAGCGAGAACACGGTTGTGGAGCTGGGAACTGAGCAGGAAGACCTCTGCGCCTTGACAGTGAACATGCTCCTGTCAGCGGTTATCAAGTCGATCCAGGCGGTGCGCGTAATTCTTGACGTTGGTGCGCAGATCGTTGAGCTCAGCAATCTTCAATTTGCCAAGCACTGGCTTTCTGTTGTCTCGGATGCAGACGCTGTCATCTTTTTCAACGACAACGATGAGCTGTCGGTGGTGACTCGAGATGGGACCGTGGAGTCATTCTACACTTCACCTTACAAGACTCAGACGGAGCGGTGTCTCGTTTTCCTCGACCAGGCACATACCCGCGGTACCGATCTCAGATTGCCAGATGACTACAGGGCTGCCGTGACTCTGGGTCCAGGGGTAACAAAGGACACTCTTGTACAAG CTTGTATGAGAATGCGGAAGCTTGGCAGCGGCCAATCAGTGACATTTTGTCTCTCCCCCGAAATGCAAAGGAGAGTTCGCGATTATGAAGGCATGGATGCCTCACagcccatcatcgtcatgcATGTTCTTGCGTTTGCCATATCCGAAACGTGGGATGACGCCCACCGAAGCGTTCCGCTCTGGGCTACCCAGGGCTTGCGTCATCAACGCCAGGAGGAAATCTTGAGTCGTGTTGGAGGTTATGACAAGCTCCAGGCtgaagatgttgaagagTATCTTGAGGCTGAGGCACAGACTTTGGAGATGCGGTACCGACCAGGACCAGGAACTCAGGCTCAGAGTTTGTCTTGCCAGCTTGAAGATGCTTCGAGTTTGGTGTTGAGACGGGCCGACGTTGCTGCCATTCGGGCGAAATGTATCAAGTTTGGCTTCAAAAACTTGGACTTGGTTGTCACActggaagaagaacaggagCGGGAGCTAGCTCCAGAGATCGAGCAAGAACGACACATTGAGCGTCCGGAACCTATGAAGCCGCTCAGGCACTCGCTTCATCCAGATATCAGACTGTTTGTCGTAACTGGCAGGCTGGATCGAGAAAGTAGGGCAGTCTTGCCCGCATTTCACGCCATGCTGCGAAGCAGTGCGTCGAAGGTCTTCCCCGCGAACAAGTTCCCGGCTAGTCTACTGGTCACTAAAGATTTTGCCAATACTGTCCGGCCCAGCCAAGCTGGCTACTGCTCTGATTCATATCAGCGGCCCGTCCAATGGATCCTGACTTCGAAGATCTCCGGAGATACTAAACAGACGGACACGGGCTCAAGAATGCTGATGGTCGTGATCAGCCCTCACGAAGCCGAGATTATCAAGTCTCAGATTCTCCGGGACTCCAACGTCGCGGGCACTCTGCACAGCTACCTCCCACGTTCGAGTCTCTCTTTCCGGAGTATGGAAGACCTCAAGACATTTACATACCCGTTCATGACACCAACGCAGCTCGAAAAGTGGACACCGCCCCCAGAGCTGATCATGCAGCTCAATCTCTTTGCCGGGCAGCTCTATCTTCGCAGTTATGAAGAATATGTCCGGATGTGTCGGTATCTCGGGCTGTCGTTTACTGAGAACAAGAGTGATGGTTCTGgcggggttgtggttggagCGGATGGGTTTGTTGGTCGCGCTGGTGGGAAGGGCTATGAGGATTGTCCTTTTGAGGAGAGTCCTGTTGGGTTCTTGAGTGTGCTTTAcaagaggttgaggaaggatTGTGCAAACATTGATAGGACGCACATGGGGACTGTTTTGGCGGGAGGGATTCTGACGGAGAAGGATTTTGAGGGGATTGGTGACGATGAAAAGGGGACTGGAGgtttggagaaggggataGGACGGATGGGATTGGATTGA